The Lentimicrobiaceae bacterium genome has a window encoding:
- the porV gene encoding type IX secretion system outer membrane channel protein PorV — translation MKYLNKLLIAILTLTTIGISAQNSYTGAYNPITTTVPFLTISPDARGGSLADMGVASEPDAFSMHYNPAKYAYTKSKMGVGVAYSPWLASIAKDIDLAYLSGYARIDRNQVIAASLRYFNLGNIAFTDEYNYSIGNYVPHEFAFDVTYSRMLTATLSGGISARYIYSNLTLGQSIGSQSTKPGNSIAADVSVYQRLPIVISNYEGYFAWGVNISNIGSKISYTDDNTEKEFIPANLRIGPALHIDFDNYNKATFMLEINKLLVPTPRRVGEDGTLLGLDDDVSVPVGIIHSFYDAPGGFQEEMQEYNVATGVEYWYAEQFALRGGFFYENKNKGGRSFATLGAGFKYNVIGIDVSYIIPVVNYTTNSKHPLANTMRFSLSFDIN, via the coding sequence ATGAAATACTTAAACAAGTTACTTATAGCTATTTTAACTCTAACAACTATAGGGATTTCAGCACAAAACTCATATACAGGAGCCTATAATCCAATAACTACAACAGTTCCATTTTTAACTATATCGCCTGATGCACGCGGCGGCTCACTTGCCGATATGGGCGTTGCTTCCGAACCCGACGCATTTTCTATGCACTACAATCCTGCAAAATATGCTTATACAAAAAGCAAAATGGGTGTAGGTGTTGCATATAGTCCTTGGCTTGCAAGTATAGCAAAAGACATAGACTTAGCTTACCTGTCGGGATACGCTCGTATTGATAGAAATCAGGTAATAGCTGCTTCGCTAAGATATTTTAATTTAGGAAATATAGCATTTACCGACGAATACAATTATAGCATAGGTAATTATGTTCCACACGAATTTGCTTTTGATGTAACTTACTCTCGAATGCTTACCGCTACATTGTCGGGAGGTATTTCAGCCCGATATATATACTCAAATCTGACTTTGGGACAATCAATTGGGTCGCAAAGCACTAAACCTGGCAACTCAATTGCGGCAGACGTATCGGTATATCAACGTTTGCCCATAGTTATTTCAAATTACGAAGGTTATTTTGCATGGGGTGTCAATATTTCTAATATCGGTAGTAAAATATCTTATACCGACGATAATACCGAAAAAGAATTTATTCCGGCAAACTTGCGTATAGGTCCTGCTTTACACATTGATTTTGACAACTACAATAAAGCAACTTTTATGTTGGAAATCAATAAACTATTGGTTCCAACACCCAGAAGGGTTGGAGAAGACGGCACATTACTTGGGTTAGATGACGATGTTTCGGTTCCTGTGGGAATTATTCACTCGTTTTATGATGCTCCCGGCGGTTTTCAAGAAGAAATGCAAGAATATAACGTTGCTACCGGTGTTGAATATTGGTACGCTGAACAGTTTGCTTTAAGAGGCGGTTTCTTTTACGAAAATAAAAACAAAGGTGGAAGGTCGTTTGCTACATTAGGAGCCGGTTTTAAATACAACGTAATTGGAATTGACGTTTCGTACATTATTCCTGTAGTGAACTACACAACCAACTCTAAACACCCGCTTGCAAATACAATGCGTTTTAGCCTATCGTTTGATATTAATTAG
- the porU gene encoding type IX secretion system sortase PorU, with the protein MTIKRVNLYILLTCLLILLSFNNSMAQHKQSFVIKWNEPIVSFEQNLGTYLIKAANLYNDPTQDYNPLFNYSYFLPKGFNECDVKITDITYEPISSDLINLLELPIATADTNKIEAHVTYSRSTAIANISFVPIIKDENNNYFKINSFTIDIVVIPTQKRSTFEFRYADNSKLASGNWYKIKLNKTGVYKITYSDMQQMGINMSNVTPNNIKLYGYGGGMLPEKNSLQVFDDLEENAIKVISKFPDKFIDGDYILFYGTSPNTFKYDSRLKHYVHSLHLYDDYTYYFLNCEGSNGLRIQNQTLSTETPNTTSTTFQECLYHESELQNRLSSGKEWIGEEANPINNIIQVPTFNFPNVVANSDIKVRYGVLADVAQPKTANIYCDGNSIAVISFVPHSSHAFADYREGHKIVKANSDKLDVSVKFNGAGADKLWLNYIQVIVTKNLVMHGSQMNFADPKSIGTNKITKYTLSNTNADINIWEVTDPTKVKNIDAVRAANSMSFTVETPILREFIAFRNNDFLSVTFVEKVENQNLHSINNIDMLIIYYEPFQQEAKRLATFHENFDGFRTAIVPVKKIYNEFSSGMQDVSAIRNFIGMLYHRPSEGNKLRYVLLFGDGSFDYKDRIANNTNFIPTFQNKGNVVSFGASTQCDDFFVLLDPQEGEDANGSADVGIGRFPVKTLEEAKIAVDKTIFYATSPKQSLGEWRNKICLVADDQDNNAHINHPEDYLSPLIGKNAPVLNLRKIYLDAYKRVTTASGHSYPDVNTDIQKQISEGILIFNYTGHGGERGLAHEGVLTIPEIKAMTNYNKMPIYMTATCEFAPYDNPEFISAGELVFLNPSGGSPALFTTTRLATTGTNNTLSIAFYDTIFSIKGNELPRFGDVLAYSKAQTGNNHDSKNFILLGDPALQLGIPKLNVATTHINDIAINLFSDTLKAMEKFTLKGIITNLQGRKIDDFNGIVQIQIIDKPQTHQTLGNSPKSPVRSFVTQNNVLYRGLSQVKNGDFEATFIIPKDIDYSFGKGKISYYAYDFNSLQDANGFDTTIFIGGAGQQIDDNQGPIIKLYMDNFYFVSGDKTSKHPLLLAKLSDEQGINTTGNSIGHSITAYLDDDITNIIQLNDYYTADTNTYKSGLVRYKFRDLEVGKHTLTLKAWDILNNSSTASIEFEVIDDFEIEITNVNVYPNPFDQYFFLEFDINLFDEDVDVLVQLVDITGKQVSYIPNRRYKSQGFHIGPIEWRNAMSKNHLEKGVYALQINVKYSGNKTHKGAKLIKF; encoded by the coding sequence ATGACTATTAAACGAGTTAACTTATACATACTTCTCACGTGCTTACTAATATTGCTATCGTTTAATAATAGCATGGCTCAACACAAGCAATCATTTGTTATCAAATGGAATGAACCTATCGTTTCTTTTGAGCAAAATTTAGGAACCTATTTGATTAAGGCAGCCAATTTATATAATGACCCAACGCAAGATTATAATCCTTTGTTTAACTATAGCTATTTCTTGCCAAAAGGTTTTAACGAATGCGATGTAAAAATCACCGATATAACTTATGAACCGATTAGCTCTGACTTAATTAATTTACTCGAACTACCTATCGCCACAGCCGACACAAACAAAATAGAAGCTCATGTAACTTATAGTCGTAGCACAGCTATAGCCAACATTTCGTTTGTTCCAATTATTAAAGATGAAAACAACAATTACTTCAAAATAAATTCTTTTACTATAGATATAGTCGTAATTCCTACACAAAAACGAAGTACGTTTGAGTTTCGCTATGCTGATAATTCAAAATTGGCAAGTGGTAATTGGTACAAAATCAAGCTAAACAAAACAGGTGTGTACAAAATTACGTACAGCGATATGCAACAAATGGGTATAAACATGAGTAACGTTACTCCCAACAATATTAAGCTGTACGGCTATGGCGGCGGAATGCTCCCCGAAAAGAACAGCTTGCAAGTTTTCGACGATTTGGAAGAAAATGCTATAAAGGTTATAAGCAAATTTCCTGACAAGTTTATTGACGGCGATTACATTCTGTTTTACGGAACATCTCCCAATACCTTTAAATACGATTCGAGGCTAAAGCATTATGTTCACAGTTTGCATTTATACGACGACTACACATATTATTTTTTGAATTGTGAAGGCAGCAACGGATTAAGAATCCAAAATCAAACGCTTTCAACTGAAACGCCAAATACAACATCTACAACATTTCAAGAATGTTTGTATCACGAAAGTGAACTGCAAAACAGGCTTTCTTCGGGAAAAGAATGGATTGGTGAAGAAGCAAATCCTATAAACAACATAATACAAGTACCTACTTTTAATTTTCCAAATGTTGTAGCAAATAGCGATATTAAAGTACGATACGGTGTTTTAGCCGATGTTGCCCAACCTAAAACTGCAAACATATATTGCGACGGAAATTCGATTGCAGTAATTTCTTTTGTACCACACTCTAGTCACGCTTTTGCCGACTATCGCGAAGGGCATAAGATTGTTAAAGCCAATAGCGATAAACTCGACGTATCAGTTAAGTTTAACGGTGCAGGTGCCGACAAATTATGGCTTAATTATATTCAGGTAATTGTTACAAAAAATTTGGTGATGCACGGCTCGCAGATGAACTTTGCCGACCCGAAGAGCATAGGAACCAATAAAATAACTAAATACACCTTATCTAATACCAATGCCGATATTAATATTTGGGAAGTTACCGACCCTACAAAAGTGAAAAATATTGATGCCGTGCGTGCTGCCAACTCAATGTCATTTACCGTAGAAACTCCTATTTTACGCGAGTTTATAGCCTTCCGTAACAATGACTTTTTGAGTGTAACTTTTGTAGAAAAAGTTGAAAATCAGAATCTGCATAGCATCAACAACATAGATATGTTGATTATATATTACGAGCCATTTCAGCAGGAAGCTAAGCGTTTAGCTACTTTCCATGAAAATTTCGACGGATTCAGAACAGCCATAGTTCCTGTAAAAAAGATTTACAACGAATTTTCGTCGGGAATGCAAGATGTTTCGGCTATTCGTAACTTTATAGGCATGTTGTATCACCGTCCTAGCGAAGGTAACAAACTCAGATATGTGCTACTATTCGGCGACGGCTCATTTGATTATAAAGATCGCATAGCTAACAACACTAACTTTATACCTACTTTCCAGAATAAAGGCAATGTTGTATCATTTGGTGCATCTACTCAATGCGACGATTTTTTTGTTTTGTTAGACCCACAAGAAGGAGAAGATGCTAACGGTAGTGCTGATGTGGGCATAGGCAGGTTCCCTGTTAAAACCTTGGAAGAAGCCAAAATTGCCGTCGATAAAACTATTTTTTACGCAACAAGCCCTAAACAAAGCCTTGGAGAGTGGAGAAACAAAATATGTTTAGTAGCCGACGACCAAGATAACAACGCTCACATAAACCACCCCGAAGACTACCTTTCGCCACTTATTGGCAAAAATGCTCCCGTTCTGAACTTGCGAAAAATATATTTAGATGCTTACAAACGAGTAACCACCGCAAGCGGACACTCGTACCCCGATGTAAACACCGACATACAAAAACAAATATCCGAAGGTATTTTAATATTTAACTATACCGGACACGGCGGCGAAAGGGGTTTGGCTCACGAAGGCGTGCTTACCATACCCGAAATAAAGGCAATGACAAATTACAACAAAATGCCTATTTACATGACTGCCACCTGCGAGTTTGCCCCATACGATAATCCCGAATTTATATCTGCAGGCGAGTTGGTGTTTTTAAATCCAAGCGGTGGTTCTCCTGCACTTTTTACTACAACCAGATTAGCTACCACAGGAACTAACAACACCCTTTCTATTGCATTTTACGACACTATCTTTTCCATAAAAGGTAACGAATTGCCACGATTTGGAGATGTTTTGGCATACTCAAAAGCCCAAACCGGAAACAATCATGACTCGAAAAACTTCATACTACTTGGTGATCCTGCTCTCCAATTAGGAATACCTAAATTGAATGTTGCCACAACTCACATCAACGATATTGCCATTAACTTGTTTTCCGACACGCTTAAAGCAATGGAAAAATTTACTCTTAAAGGCATTATCACAAACCTGCAAGGTCGCAAAATTGATGATTTTAACGGCATTGTACAAATCCAAATTATAGATAAGCCGCAAACACACCAAACATTGGGAAATTCTCCAAAAAGTCCCGTAAGGTCGTTTGTTACTCAAAATAATGTTTTGTACAGGGGCTTATCGCAAGTTAAAAACGGCGATTTTGAAGCTACTTTTATTATTCCAAAAGATATAGATTACTCATTCGGTAAAGGAAAAATTTCGTATTACGCATACGATTTTAATTCTTTGCAAGATGCCAACGGTTTTGACACTACTATATTTATAGGCGGCGCCGGACAACAAATTGACGACAACCAAGGTCCGATAATAAAACTGTATATGGACAACTTTTACTTTGTAAGCGGAGATAAAACTTCAAAACATCCGCTTTTGTTGGCTAAACTTTCTGACGAGCAAGGCATTAACACCACCGGAAACAGTATTGGACACAGCATTACGGCTTATTTAGACGACGATATTACAAACATAATTCAACTAAACGACTACTACACAGCTGATACTAATACATATAAATCGGGATTGGTGAGATATAAATTCCGCGATTTGGAAGTTGGCAAACACACGCTTACACTTAAGGCGTGGGATATTTTAAACAATTCGAGTACGGCTTCCATAGAATTTGAAGTAATAGACGATTTTGAAATTGAGATAACCAACGTTAATGTGTACCCCAATCCGTTTGACCAATATTTCTTTTTAGAATTTGATATAAATTTATTCGATGAAGATGTAGATGTTTTGGTTCAATTAGTTGATATTACAGGAAAACAGGTCAGTTATATTCCAAACCGCAGATATAAATCGCAAGGATTCCACATAGGACCTATTGAGTGGCGCAATGCTATGAGTAAAAATCATTTGGAAAAAGGCGTTTATGCATTACAAATTAATGTGAAATACTCAGGAAACAAAACTCACAAAGGTGCTAAACTGATAAAATTCTAA
- the porU gene encoding type IX secretion system sortase PorU: protein MKLFYFLSILFIISLVGINNSYSQETDSDLFKSESKLATGTWFKIGITKDGVYSINYSTLTSLGVNPLTLNTNKIGVFSGNIQMLPESNSNLRVDDLEEIKIKAIGLEDGTFNEGDMILFYANSTNTWNYDTVNRMWLHTKNLYSDTSYYFFTTDRGSLLSIDETNLPTINNITINEYEYRAFVEDENFNLGKSGKRWFGDMFDMVDTRNYPFNIPNRILGKPVKMKVLLAAKSLTPSNFTLKVGNNVKQVNIMGIGGGYGTFLARQNTLFWDISNTDNNINLEMKYNKPDIDAIGYLDYININATCKLQYFGTLLDFRNYSAINRNTVAKYVLSGTNDNVVVWDITNPFACSEVKCHHKNNSIEFYNSVDTLHEYIAFEYVKAETPTNIKRIDNQNLHGISPANYLIITPQIFYEQAVRLASFHGNYSNLSANVVLLDKIYNEFSGGKQDVAAIRDFVRMLYLRGNKYTRPKYLLLMGDASYDYKNRISPNTNFVPTHQTTESLDPLNSIASDDFFGYMDENEGNAVNDIVDIGIGRLPVKNTVEAENVVNKIINYHLPDSNTMKNWRTKITFVADDEEDNALINDSEYIVNAIDAINKNVNINKIYLDAYVQESNSSGSRYPEVNKAIARDVEKGCLFINYLGHGGYTGWAHEEVLTMDDINNFENTFNLPIFVTGTCSFAPYDDPAIVSAGELLINKANGGSVALFTTARATFGPPNLAFITKLFQKAFDPDSAHFFRLGDYIKHAKQEEFYSENSKKIVLLGDPATKAALPYHKVLTLSINNKDTTNTDTLKAFDEVKIKGGIFDHNNRLIDDYNGVITTTVYDKPTTTRTLGNDSGATTSFQISNNIIYRGKAMVTNGLFEVVFQMPKDINYTIDYGKISYYATNFVDDAWGNFAPLIGGESDFYITDNTGPNISLFMNDLRFVDGGLTDPNPWFIAVLEDESGINTVGTGIGHEITAILDDNYTNPYILNDFYESDVNTYKKGVVKFPFIDLAPGEHHIDFKVWDIFNNSSSARINFTVTEKNIFQVNRGFAYPNPFTDKTNIIFEHNQKNVTFEIVINIFSMSGVLVRTIKSTDFQFGSISKAIEWDGRSDNGRDVPAGFYLFNISIKTSEGLANTTHGKIIKIK from the coding sequence ATGAAGCTGTTTTACTTTCTTTCTATATTATTCATTATATCCTTAGTGGGAATTAACAACTCCTACAGTCAGGAGACAGACAGCGATTTGTTTAAATCCGAAAGTAAATTAGCTACAGGCACGTGGTTCAAGATTGGCATAACAAAAGACGGCGTTTATTCCATAAATTATTCAACACTTACATCATTGGGCGTAAACCCGCTTACCCTAAATACAAACAAAATAGGTGTTTTTTCGGGAAATATACAAATGCTACCCGAAAGCAATAGTAACTTACGTGTTGACGACCTTGAAGAAATAAAAATAAAGGCTATTGGTTTGGAAGACGGCACTTTTAACGAAGGCGATATGATTTTGTTTTATGCCAACAGTACCAACACATGGAATTATGACACTGTTAACAGAATGTGGCTTCACACAAAAAACTTATATTCCGATACTTCGTATTACTTTTTTACTACCGATAGGGGAAGTCTTTTGAGTATTGACGAAACAAATTTGCCCACTATCAATAATATTACTATTAACGAGTACGAATACCGTGCATTTGTTGAAGATGAAAATTTCAATTTGGGGAAATCGGGCAAAAGGTGGTTTGGCGATATGTTTGATATGGTTGATACCAGAAATTACCCCTTCAACATTCCTAACAGAATTTTAGGCAAACCTGTTAAAATGAAAGTTTTGTTAGCGGCAAAATCGTTAACTCCAAGCAACTTTACTCTTAAAGTCGGCAATAATGTTAAACAAGTTAACATTATGGGTATCGGCGGAGGTTACGGGACTTTTCTTGCAAGGCAAAACACTTTATTTTGGGATATTTCAAATACCGACAATAATATCAATTTGGAAATGAAATACAACAAACCCGATATTGATGCAATTGGCTATTTGGATTACATAAATATTAATGCTACGTGCAAGCTACAGTATTTTGGCACACTCTTAGATTTTAGAAATTATTCGGCAATAAATAGAAACACAGTAGCAAAATACGTATTATCCGGCACAAACGACAATGTTGTGGTTTGGGATATTACCAACCCATTTGCATGTAGCGAAGTGAAATGCCATCACAAAAACAACAGTATTGAGTTTTACAATTCGGTTGACACTTTACACGAGTACATTGCTTTTGAGTATGTAAAAGCCGAAACTCCCACTAACATAAAAAGGATTGACAATCAGAATTTGCACGGTATAAGTCCAGCTAATTACCTGATAATAACACCGCAAATATTTTACGAGCAGGCTGTTAGGCTTGCATCTTTTCACGGAAATTATTCTAATTTGAGTGCCAACGTTGTTCTTTTAGATAAAATTTACAACGAATTTTCGGGTGGAAAGCAAGATGTTGCAGCTATAAGAGATTTTGTGAGAATGCTGTACCTGCGTGGCAACAAGTACACAAGACCTAAGTATTTGCTTCTTATGGGAGATGCATCATACGATTATAAAAATAGGATTTCGCCAAACACTAATTTTGTGCCTACCCATCAAACTACCGAATCTTTAGACCCATTGAACTCAATAGCTTCCGATGATTTTTTCGGATATATGGACGAAAACGAAGGCAATGCTGTTAACGATATCGTTGATATTGGCATAGGCAGGTTGCCGGTTAAAAATACTGTTGAAGCCGAAAATGTTGTAAATAAAATTATCAACTACCACCTGCCCGACTCCAATACCATGAAAAATTGGCGTACGAAAATTACGTTTGTAGCCGACGATGAAGAAGATAATGCTTTGATAAATGATTCGGAATACATTGTTAATGCTATAGATGCCATCAATAAAAATGTAAATATCAATAAAATTTATTTAGATGCTTACGTACAAGAATCAAATTCAAGCGGTAGCAGGTATCCCGAAGTCAACAAAGCCATAGCAAGAGATGTGGAAAAAGGTTGTTTGTTCATCAATTATTTGGGACATGGCGGTTACACAGGTTGGGCTCACGAGGAAGTCCTTACCATGGACGATATAAACAACTTTGAAAACACCTTTAACTTGCCAATATTTGTTACAGGTACTTGCAGTTTTGCTCCCTACGACGACCCCGCTATAGTTTCAGCCGGCGAACTTCTTATAAACAAAGCTAATGGCGGCAGCGTTGCGTTGTTTACAACAGCCAGAGCTACTTTCGGACCGCCAAATTTGGCTTTTATTACTAAATTATTCCAAAAGGCTTTTGACCCCGACTCGGCTCACTTTTTCAGACTCGGCGATTATATCAAACACGCCAAACAAGAAGAGTTTTACAGCGAAAACAGTAAAAAAATAGTCCTGTTAGGCGATCCGGCTACAAAAGCGGCTTTGCCGTATCATAAGGTTTTAACTCTTTCTATCAACAATAAGGACACCACTAATACCGACACTCTTAAAGCATTTGACGAAGTAAAAATAAAAGGTGGAATTTTTGACCACAACAACCGACTTATCGACGACTACAACGGAGTGATAACCACCACCGTTTACGACAAACCTACAACTACCCGTACTTTGGGCAACGACAGCGGTGCTACTACAAGTTTTCAAATTTCAAACAATATTATATATAGGGGTAAAGCAATGGTTACCAACGGTTTGTTTGAAGTGGTTTTTCAAATGCCAAAAGATATTAACTACACTATCGATTACGGCAAAATAAGCTATTACGCTACTAACTTTGTCGATGATGCTTGGGGAAATTTTGCTCCGCTTATAGGTGGCGAAAGCGACTTTTACATTACCGACAACACAGGTCCTAATATCAGTTTGTTTATGAACGATTTACGCTTTGTCGATGGCGGCTTAACCGACCCCAATCCTTGGTTTATTGCAGTGCTTGAAGACGAAAGCGGAATTAATACCGTAGGGACAGGCATAGGACACGAAATTACTGCAATTCTCGACGACAATTATACCAATCCGTATATTTTAAACGACTTCTACGAGTCGGATGTAAATACGTACAAAAAAGGTGTAGTTAAGTTTCCGTTTATTGACCTTGCCCCCGGCGAACATCATATCGATTTTAAAGTGTGGGATATTTTTAACAACTCATCTAGTGCAAGGATTAACTTTACGGTTACCGAAAAAAATATTTTTCAAGTCAACAGGGGATTTGCGTATCCCAATCCGTTTACAGATAAAACCAATATCATTTTCGAGCATAATCAGAAAAACGTTACTTTTGAAATCGTAATAAATATTTTTTCCATGTCGGGAGTTTTGGTTAGAACAATAAAAAGTACCGATTTTCAGTTTGGTTCAATTAGCAAAGCCATTGAATGGGACGGTCGCTCCGACAACGGTCGCGATGTACCGGCAGGTTTTTATTTGTTTAATATCAGCATTAAAACATCTGAAGGCTTAGCTAACACCACTCATGGGAAAATTATTAAAATAAAATAA
- a CDS encoding PorP/SprF family type IX secretion system membrane protein, with product MLTKVIQMYFKKGTLVIIFCLFAVSQMVKGQDVVYSQYYGNPVYLNPSLVGNKVNPRLSLIYRNQWHNINKGYVNYGISYDQHVRKMSGSFGVILNNDVYGGGLCSNFSGSIIYAFQTYVFNDFTASIALQSGFFQRSINTDKLVFGDQIVPGSGQVLPTNEEIDRNKVSDLDFATGITIGYKQDYYLGFALHHLTNPDISFIGNDAHKLNTRITLHAGAIFDIGYYSTYPAVGSKSISPNVLFVKQGDFMQLSLGTYFNVYPLTVGLWGRYAFDNFDALVMQIGIEQKKYKIGYSFDFTLSKLSINSGGAHEISFSWIFPVIKNNFNRYTINNPVN from the coding sequence TTGCTGACTAAAGTAATTCAAATGTACTTTAAGAAAGGGACTTTGGTTATAATTTTTTGCTTATTTGCTGTGTCGCAGATGGTTAAAGGACAAGATGTTGTTTATTCGCAGTATTACGGCAATCCTGTCTATCTGAATCCGTCTTTGGTTGGCAATAAGGTAAATCCGCGTTTGTCGCTTATTTATCGCAATCAGTGGCACAATATAAACAAAGGATATGTAAATTATGGAATTAGTTATGATCAACATGTAAGAAAAATGTCGGGTAGTTTTGGAGTTATATTAAACAATGATGTATACGGTGGCGGATTGTGCAGCAACTTTTCGGGTAGCATAATTTACGCTTTCCAAACCTACGTTTTTAATGACTTTACTGCTTCAATAGCGTTGCAATCGGGGTTTTTTCAACGAAGCATCAATACCGATAAACTAGTTTTCGGCGATCAAATAGTTCCGGGTTCGGGACAAGTTTTGCCGACAAATGAAGAAATTGACCGCAACAAAGTTTCGGATTTGGATTTCGCTACGGGCATTACAATAGGTTACAAACAAGACTATTACTTAGGTTTTGCGTTACATCATTTAACCAATCCCGATATTTCATTCATAGGCAACGATGCACACAAATTAAACACACGAATTACTTTGCACGCCGGAGCAATATTTGATATTGGATATTACAGTACATATCCGGCTGTCGGGTCAAAATCAATTTCTCCAAACGTATTGTTTGTTAAGCAAGGCGATTTTATGCAATTGAGTTTAGGAACATATTTTAATGTTTATCCCCTTACTGTCGGATTGTGGGGCAGGTACGCTTTCGACAATTTCGATGCTTTGGTAATGCAAATAGGAATTGAACAAAAAAAATATAAAATTGGATATAGTTTCGATTTCACTTTATCCAAACTGTCAATTAATTCGGGAGGTGCACACGAAATTTCATTTTCGTGGATTTTCCCTGTAATAAAAAATAATTTTAATCGTTATACAATAAATAACCCTGTTAATTAG
- the gldJ gene encoding gliding motility lipoprotein GldJ: MLKSKISILIIAGISMLLMSSCSLFNKKEKSNTTGWNYNDPKNGGFEVADYKEPITGPGLVFIEGGTFTMGRIADDPMYEWHNIPRRVTVPSFYMDETEVANVDYVEYLYWLGRVFGGSYPEVLRKALPDTLVWREKLAYNEPLVETYLRHPAYKNYPVVGVSWVQANDYCMWRTDRVNEMLLVEKGILDFDPTQKDENNFNTEAYLVGQYKGLVNKPLKDLNPNGTGERAVRIEDGILLPKYRLPTEAEWEYAAYGLIGNTHLERVVERKLYPWGGTVLRTDENKYYGSFVANFKRGKGDYMGVAGNLNDGADITAEVGSYWPNDYGLYNMAGNVAEWVQDVYRQLTFEDFEDFSPFRGNVFTARVTDAEGYVVPVDSLGRVRYRPITDEEAMNRFNYRRADNINYKDGDYQSQLDADWLAAAESEDIDRNEETSKMYNYGVTTLISDRTRVVKGGSWKDPAFYLSPSARRALDENMSTNYIGFRCAMGRVGSSKSR; this comes from the coding sequence ATGCTAAAAAGTAAAATTTCAATCTTAATCATTGCAGGCATCTCAATGCTTTTGATGTCATCTTGCAGTTTGTTTAACAAAAAAGAAAAATCCAATACAACTGGGTGGAACTACAACGACCCCAAAAACGGAGGTTTTGAAGTGGCTGATTACAAAGAACCCATTACCGGACCAGGTTTGGTTTTTATTGAAGGTGGAACGTTTACAATGGGACGTATAGCCGACGACCCAATGTACGAATGGCATAATATACCAAGAAGAGTTACGGTTCCAAGTTTTTACATGGACGAAACCGAAGTAGCCAATGTTGATTATGTCGAGTATTTGTATTGGTTGGGACGCGTTTTCGGAGGAAGTTACCCCGAAGTGCTTCGCAAGGCATTACCCGATACACTCGTTTGGAGAGAAAAATTAGCGTATAACGAGCCCCTTGTAGAAACCTATCTTCGCCATCCGGCATACAAGAACTATCCGGTTGTGGGTGTTAGTTGGGTACAAGCCAATGACTACTGCATGTGGCGTACCGATAGGGTTAACGAAATGCTTTTGGTTGAAAAAGGTATACTTGATTTCGATCCTACTCAAAAAGATGAAAACAACTTTAACACCGAGGCATATCTCGTTGGACAATACAAAGGATTGGTTAACAAACCTTTGAAAGACTTAAATCCTAACGGAACAGGAGAAAGAGCAGTACGCATAGAAGACGGAATACTATTACCCAAGTATAGGCTCCCAACTGAGGCTGAATGGGAATATGCAGCATACGGACTTATAGGAAATACCCATTTAGAAAGAGTTGTTGAAAGAAAATTGTACCCATGGGGCGGAACAGTACTTCGTACCGATGAAAACAAATATTACGGTTCTTTTGTTGCTAACTTCAAGAGAGGAAAAGGTGACTACATGGGTGTTGCAGGCAACCTAAACGACGGAGCCGATATCACAGCCGAAGTTGGCTCATATTGGCCCAACGATTACGGCTTGTATAACATGGCAGGAAACGTTGCAGAATGGGTGCAAGACGTGTACCGTCAGCTTACTTTTGAAGACTTTGAGGATTTCTCACCATTCCGTGGAAACGTGTTTACAGCACGTGTAACCGATGCCGAAGGTTATGTTGTACCGGTTGACAGCTTAGGTAGAGTCAGATACCGCCCAATTACCGACGAAGAAGCTATGAACAGATTTAACTATCGTCGTGCTGATAATATTAACTATAAGGATGGAGATTATCAGTCGCAATTAGACGCAGATTGGTTAGCTGCCGCCGAATCGGAAGATATAGACCGAAATGAAGAAACATCTAAAATGTATAATTACGGAGTAACTACACTTATTTCCGACAGAACAAGAGTTGTTAAAGGTGGTTCGTGGAAAGACCCTGCATTTTATCTATCGCCATCAGCTCGTAGAGCATTAGACGAAAACATGTCGACCAACTACATAGGTTTCAGGTGTGCCATGGGGCGTGTAGGAAGCTCAAAATCAAGATAA